aaaggtttaatttaacgtaaatttaaatttaatcagATACAATGAGACCATGGAATATCGAAAGATAAAAAAAAGGATAGTTATTTGCAGTATGGTACAAGCTGAGGATATAGGAGAAATAATTCCATTctccaaccaaaaaaaaaaaaaaagttaaaagaataactggaaaatgagttagaggtatTTAGAAGGCCATCATCATCATCCTTGCAAACTCCTCATAGCTGACTACTCCATCTCCATCCACGTCGGCTTCTCTTATCATCTGCTCTGCTTCTTCCATTGTTAATCTTTCTCCCAGATTCATCATCACTTGTCTCAACTGCATGGCATTTAATTCAATATGAATTCCCTCCACTTGTCAAATTAGATAAGTAATGGGTAAGCAATGTTTTTACCTCGTTTGCTGATATGAATCCATCTTCATCTCTGTCAAATACTTTGAAAGCTTCTTGTAGTTCATCCATCAAGTTTTCCTGTCACATTTATGTACATGCTTCATTCTCCACTAGTCCACTTTGTTaagcttaaaaagaaaaaaagagcatCACTTGCAAAtaaaaattgtttaaaatttaccTTCATTTTACTTGCCATAATATTTAAGAAATCTTTGAAATCGATGGTCGTCCCATTTCCTTCAACATTAGCCTCACTGAACATGCCTTGAACTTCTTTTGTAGGGTTTACATCTAATGTTTggatcactgctgccaactctccCATGGTAATGAACCCTGCATTAATGTTCAACATATAGGTGTGAAGGGTAAACTTAATCTTCACTAATACTGATTAAGATAGAAAACGTACGACAGTATGTGCGTACCATCTGAATCTTTATCGATCAAGCAAAAGGCTTCACGAAACTCAGAAATTTGATCTTCTGTCAATGTATCTGCCATTCTGGTTTTAGCGATGAAATAGGAAAGAAATGAAAGGTAGAGGAATAAGTTAGTTGCCTCCTTGTATGGAAGAATATAAATAGGGGAGTTGGTATACTTCAGCCAAAAGGAATTGGAAATATTCAAACACGCTTGAGTTTG
This is a stretch of genomic DNA from Gossypium arboreum isolate Shixiya-1 chromosome 11, ASM2569848v2, whole genome shotgun sequence. It encodes these proteins:
- the LOC108472953 gene encoding calmodulin-like, encoding MADTLTEDQISEFREAFCLIDKDSDGFITMGELAAVIQTLDVNPTKEVQGMFSEANVEGNGTTIDFKDFLNIMASKMKENLMDELQEAFKVFDRDEDGFISANELRQVMMNLGERLTMEEAEQMIREADVDGDGVVSYEEFARMMMMAF